The following coding sequences lie in one Balneolaceae bacterium genomic window:
- a CDS encoding metal ABC transporter permease, whose protein sequence is MFEMFSLTFMTYAFIAAVITGLLLAYFGVHVVRRGIVFVDLALGQISSLGVAVAAFAGLGETWIPIAATIVGAFLLSLIKIRDHRLKQEAIIGIIYAIASAVTVLLISKAAHGDSAVQEVLFGNILAVNLEEIYTLLGVFGVLGILQAVFRKQFFRLTERFEREEDEEVGIFNLWNFLFYISIGLAIVFAVEIGGVIPVFAYLIIPSVCGMMLTRNTTWVIVNALLISVLGGFLGLNFSYNFDFPAGSSIVAMLGMIFAVVSVINLARNKKSEDPQSASAEA, encoded by the coding sequence ATGTTTGAGATGTTCAGTTTGACCTTCATGACCTATGCTTTCATCGCGGCCGTCATCACCGGACTTCTGCTTGCCTACTTCGGGGTGCACGTGGTCCGGCGCGGTATTGTATTTGTGGATCTGGCGCTGGGACAGATCTCCTCGCTGGGTGTGGCCGTGGCAGCCTTTGCGGGTCTGGGCGAGACCTGGATTCCCATTGCGGCCACCATTGTGGGAGCCTTCCTGCTGTCACTTATCAAGATCAGGGACCACCGCCTGAAACAGGAGGCCATCATCGGCATTATTTACGCCATCGCCTCAGCCGTGACGGTGCTGCTCATTTCCAAGGCGGCCCACGGCGACTCGGCCGTGCAGGAGGTGCTCTTCGGAAATATCCTGGCTGTAAACCTGGAAGAGATCTACACGCTGCTGGGCGTCTTCGGGGTACTTGGAATCCTCCAGGCGGTCTTCCGCAAACAGTTTTTCCGCCTGACCGAGCGTTTCGAACGGGAGGAGGACGAGGAGGTGGGCATTTTTAACCTCTGGAATTTCCTCTTCTACATCTCCATTGGACTGGCCATAGTATTCGCTGTGGAAATCGGCGGCGTCATTCCCGTCTTCGCCTACCTGATCATCCCCTCGGTCTGCGGCATGATGCTCACCCGCAACACCACATGGGTGATCGTCAACGCCCTGCTGATCAGCGTGCTGGGAGGCTTCCTGGGACTAAATTTCTCCTACAACTTCGACTTTCCGGCCGGTTCCTCCATTGTGGCCATGCTTGGAATGATCTTCGCGGTTGTTTCGGTTATCAACCTGGCGCGCAACAAGAAATCCGAAGATCCGCAGTCCGCCTCCGCTGAAGCCTGA
- a CDS encoding metal ABC transporter substrate-binding protein codes for MKLRNLLRNSLITLLLFLTAGAGLTQAQLRVVTTLPDLASITRHVGGEHVDVFSIGKGYQNPHFVDPKPSFIVRLTRADMFVQVGLDLEVGWAPSLLESSRNADIQRGSAGYLDASEGIELKQVPDQVSRDEGDIHIYGNPHYWLDPIRGKQVAENIYNTLAEIDPDNEADYAANLEDFKQRIDEKMKEWQSMMAPYQGTEIIAYHNEWVYFEERFGLEIAGFLEPKPGIPPTPSQLVKIIELVNSRNINVIINSPYFSNDSPQVVMRNTDTQLVQLSTMTGGYEEIEDYFDLFDYNIGKLVEALEQAQQ; via the coding sequence ATGAAACTTCGCAATCTCCTCAGAAACAGCCTGATCACCCTGCTACTCTTCCTGACGGCAGGCGCCGGACTCACGCAGGCGCAGCTGCGCGTGGTCACCACCCTTCCCGACCTTGCCAGCATCACACGCCATGTGGGAGGCGAGCATGTGGATGTCTTCTCCATCGGCAAGGGCTACCAAAACCCCCACTTCGTCGATCCAAAGCCCAGCTTTATCGTGCGTCTCACGCGGGCGGACATGTTCGTGCAGGTGGGACTCGACCTGGAGGTCGGCTGGGCTCCATCCCTGCTGGAGAGCTCCCGTAATGCCGATATCCAGCGCGGAAGCGCCGGCTACCTGGACGCCTCCGAGGGTATCGAGCTCAAGCAGGTGCCCGACCAGGTGAGCCGCGACGAGGGCGACATCCACATCTATGGAAATCCTCACTATTGGCTTGACCCCATCCGCGGCAAGCAGGTGGCCGAGAACATCTACAATACCCTGGCGGAGATCGACCCGGACAACGAGGCTGACTACGCCGCCAACCTGGAGGATTTCAAGCAGCGCATAGACGAGAAAATGAAGGAGTGGCAGTCCATGATGGCGCCCTACCAGGGCACCGAGATCATCGCCTATCACAACGAGTGGGTCTACTTCGAGGAGCGCTTCGGACTGGAGATCGCGGGCTTCCTGGAACCCAAGCCCGGCATTCCGCCCACCCCCTCCCAGCTGGTCAAGATCATTGAGCTGGTCAACTCCCGCAACATCAACGTGATCATCAACTCCCCCTATTTCAGCAACGACTCGCCCCAGGTGGTGATGCGCAACACCGACACGCAGCTGGTCCAGCTCTCGACCATGACGGGCGGCTACGAGGAGATAGAAGACTACTTCGACCTCTTCGACTACAATATCGGGAAGCTGGTGGAGGCCCTCGAACAGGCGCAGCAGTGA
- a CDS encoding TonB-dependent receptor, which yields MIYRSLTLALLICFFAWPAAGQHTAVSESQTAGHIRGIVFDRDTGEPLGFVYLHLEEASRTATARADGTFRILNVPPGSYTLTAYRIGYRTQSRQVDIPDSDTLRIELTLQVSPLSAGSVEVTGDRGRAEGSGIAHASRRLYGSELRKNLGATLAETMEDLPGLSSRSMGSAPSRPVLRGLGGERLLILQDGERTGDVSSQSADHAVTVDPMAAEQIEIARGPSALAYGSNAIGGVVNVVRNQISPELPDGFFGTLSLQGETVNRGRASGLEASFPLGNFSVQVDANLRGTSNVRTPEGTLSNSGLLTSSNALGVSLVRPWGYAGGAGSVYLSRYGIPPDPNGGHPDGVHIEMHKMQLDGRGERFMDERFFHTLEWNVSHKNYYHREIESGGGIGTEFGLLTTNFSGELRHGSHGLLEEGSIGLWGEQRDYAVNGTNTPNSVSSALSAYWIETARTGSLHWDAGLRADYVHTYPEEENTGSAIGHIRSRSFAALASSLSLTWHAADHWQLGGVFMHSFRAPSQEELYSEGPHLASYSFEVGNPDLEAERGMGSELFLRYEMNATSADLSLYHNRFPNYIYPRNTGRQSSRFPTLDVYQFTGVPARFTGAEFGFETPLSPRLALRASAGYTFARREADAAGEPHGGNEHWTPLPMIPPLKGSLELRYAAGGFQAALRTDVANRQDRTGEFETATDGYLLVGGSLQYLFDTSGLLHALSLDVDNLLNTAYHSHLSRIKELVPEPGRNVSLLYRVYF from the coding sequence ATGATATACCGATCGCTTACCCTTGCTCTGCTGATATGCTTTTTTGCATGGCCGGCCGCAGGCCAGCATACCGCCGTTTCTGAATCTCAGACTGCCGGCCACATCCGGGGGATTGTATTCGACCGCGACACGGGTGAACCCCTGGGATTCGTCTACCTGCACCTTGAGGAGGCCAGCAGGACCGCTACAGCCCGCGCCGACGGCACCTTCCGCATTCTGAACGTACCTCCCGGAAGCTATACCCTCACCGCCTACCGCATCGGCTACCGTACCCAGAGCCGGCAGGTGGACATCCCAGATTCCGATACGCTCCGAATAGAGCTTACCCTGCAGGTATCCCCCCTGAGTGCCGGTTCGGTAGAGGTCACCGGGGACCGGGGCCGGGCGGAGGGTTCCGGTATTGCCCATGCCTCCCGCCGGCTCTACGGCAGCGAGCTCCGCAAGAACCTGGGCGCCACGCTCGCTGAGACGATGGAGGACCTGCCCGGGCTCAGCTCCCGTTCCATGGGCTCCGCCCCCTCGCGTCCCGTACTCCGGGGGCTCGGCGGAGAACGCCTGCTTATCCTGCAGGACGGGGAACGGACGGGCGACGTTTCTTCCCAGTCGGCCGACCATGCGGTGACGGTCGACCCCATGGCCGCCGAGCAGATCGAAATCGCCAGGGGACCCTCAGCTCTCGCCTACGGGTCCAACGCCATCGGCGGGGTGGTCAATGTGGTCCGCAACCAGATCAGTCCCGAGCTGCCGGACGGTTTTTTCGGTACCCTGAGTCTACAAGGGGAGACCGTCAACCGGGGCCGGGCCAGCGGACTGGAAGCAAGTTTCCCGCTGGGCAACTTCTCCGTGCAGGTCGACGCCAACCTGCGGGGCACAAGCAACGTGCGCACGCCGGAGGGCACGCTGTCCAATTCCGGGCTGCTGACCTCCAGTAATGCGCTGGGTGTCAGCCTGGTCCGCCCCTGGGGCTATGCGGGAGGGGCGGGCAGCGTCTACCTCTCCCGTTACGGCATACCTCCGGATCCCAATGGCGGACACCCCGACGGTGTACATATAGAGATGCACAAGATGCAGCTGGACGGACGCGGAGAACGGTTCATGGATGAGCGCTTCTTCCATACGCTGGAATGGAACGTATCCCATAAGAACTATTACCACCGGGAAATCGAATCGGGTGGCGGCATCGGTACGGAGTTCGGGCTGCTGACCACGAACTTCTCGGGCGAGCTTCGCCATGGCAGCCACGGACTTCTGGAGGAGGGCAGCATCGGCCTGTGGGGAGAGCAGCGGGACTACGCAGTTAACGGGACCAATACTCCCAATTCCGTCTCCTCCGCACTGTCGGCCTACTGGATCGAAACAGCCCGGACCGGTTCCCTGCACTGGGACGCCGGCCTGAGGGCCGATTACGTGCACACCTATCCCGAAGAGGAGAATACCGGTTCTGCCATTGGACACATCCGTTCGAGAAGCTTTGCCGCGCTGGCCAGCTCGCTATCGCTCACCTGGCATGCCGCCGACCACTGGCAGCTTGGCGGCGTATTCATGCACTCCTTCCGGGCCCCGTCCCAGGAAGAGCTCTACTCCGAAGGCCCGCACCTGGCCTCTTATTCCTTCGAAGTCGGGAATCCGGACCTGGAGGCGGAACGGGGGATGGGAAGTGAGCTCTTCCTGCGTTACGAGATGAATGCGACAAGCGCTGACCTTAGCCTCTACCATAACCGCTTTCCCAACTATATCTACCCACGCAACACCGGCAGGCAAAGCAGTCGCTTCCCCACGCTTGACGTCTATCAGTTTACGGGGGTTCCTGCACGCTTTACCGGTGCCGAGTTTGGTTTTGAAACCCCCCTCTCACCTCGGCTGGCCTTGAGAGCCTCTGCCGGCTATACCTTCGCCCGCAGGGAGGCGGACGCGGCCGGGGAACCGCACGGGGGAAACGAGCATTGGACCCCCCTGCCCATGATCCCCCCCCTGAAGGGATCGCTGGAGCTGAGGTATGCTGCGGGTGGTTTCCAGGCAGCACTGCGCACGGATGTGGCAAACCGGCAGGACCGGACGGGAGAATTTGAAACAGCGACGGACGGCTACTTGCTCGTCGGAGGCTCGCTTCAGTACCTGTTTGATACCAGCGGTCTGCTGCATGCCCTTTCTTTAGATGTGGACAACCTGCTCAACACCGCCTACCATAGCCACCTTTCGCGCATCAAGGAGCTGGTGCCTGAGCCTGGCCGGAACGTTTCCCTGCTCTATCGCGTCTATTTTTAA